One window from the genome of Salisaeta longa DSM 21114 encodes:
- a CDS encoding GNAT family N-acetyltransferase: MAVTVRPVAGRADRKRFIDLPFQLYPGTYPAWVPPLRRDVKHTLDPSKNPFFEHGAIEQFLATDASGTVVGRIAAIENGMHLQKYDDGAGFFGFFECIEDYAVAEALLDTAAAWLRDRNLTHMRGPANPSLNDTAGLLVDGFEEEPFILMPYNPPFYEDFLTRYGFTRAMTMWAYYVHKKYVQVDRLKRGAALVHRRTPGLSIRTLNMDRFAEDARTILDIYNDAWSDNWGHVPMTEAEFEQLAGQMKQIVEPDLVFLIEHEGTPVAFSITLPNINRALKEIPSGRLFPLGLPKLLAYAHFGIYECRMPLMGVRKAFQGKGLDALLVLETIVEGPKLGFDACEMSWVLDSNDRLKNHVESLGAVADKEYAMFERGLS; this comes from the coding sequence ATGGCCGTTACCGTTCGCCCCGTCGCGGGCCGCGCCGATCGCAAGCGCTTCATCGACCTGCCCTTTCAGCTGTACCCCGGCACCTACCCGGCCTGGGTGCCGCCGCTGCGCCGCGACGTAAAGCACACCCTCGACCCGTCCAAGAATCCATTCTTCGAGCACGGCGCGATCGAGCAGTTTCTGGCGACCGACGCCTCGGGTACAGTGGTGGGGCGCATCGCAGCCATCGAGAATGGCATGCACCTGCAAAAGTACGACGACGGGGCGGGGTTCTTCGGCTTTTTTGAGTGCATTGAGGATTACGCCGTGGCCGAGGCGCTTCTCGACACGGCGGCCGCGTGGCTCCGCGACCGCAACCTGACGCACATGCGCGGGCCGGCGAACCCGTCGCTAAACGACACCGCCGGCCTGCTGGTGGATGGCTTCGAGGAAGAACCGTTCATCCTGATGCCCTACAACCCGCCGTTCTACGAGGACTTTTTGACGCGCTACGGCTTTACGCGGGCCATGACGATGTGGGCGTACTACGTCCACAAAAAGTACGTGCAGGTCGACCGCCTCAAGCGCGGCGCGGCCCTCGTACACCGGCGCACGCCCGGCCTGTCCATCCGCACGCTCAACATGGACCGCTTCGCAGAGGATGCGCGCACGATCCTCGACATCTACAACGATGCGTGGTCGGACAACTGGGGCCACGTGCCCATGACCGAGGCCGAGTTTGAGCAGCTCGCCGGCCAGATGAAGCAGATTGTAGAGCCCGACCTGGTCTTCTTAATCGAGCACGAAGGCACGCCCGTGGCGTTCTCCATCACGCTGCCCAACATCAACCGGGCCCTCAAGGAAATTCCCAGCGGGCGGCTCTTTCCGCTGGGCCTGCCCAAGCTGCTGGCCTACGCGCACTTCGGCATCTACGAATGCCGCATGCCGCTGATGGGCGTGCGCAAGGCGTTTCAGGGGAAAGGCCTGGACGCGCTGCTGGTGCTCGAAACGATTGTGGAGGGGCCGAAGCTGGGCTTTGACGCGTGCGAGATGAGCTGGGTGCTGGACAGCAACGACCGCCTCAAGAACCACGTCGAGTCGCTGGGCGCGGTGGCGGACAAAGAATACGCCATGTTCGAGCGCGGGCTGTCGTGA
- a CDS encoding aminotransferase class I/II-fold pyridoxal phosphate-dependent enzyme — translation MPDRTTPASEPTPAASPEAPADASKPSLFDKCQRFFDPSGDYAQSKEADLYPYFRPIERNDGSRAVMNGQELVMAGSNNYLGLTSDPRVKAAAQEAIAKYGTGCTGSRFLNGTLDLHLELEERLADFMGKEACVLFSTGYMTNEGVIEAVAGRGDVIFSDKDNHACINAGTRTSLADTRRYRHNDMAHLRQMLERVDEERPAAGKLITTDGVFSMSGKIARIPELLQLADEFDAALMLDDAHAIGVVGPGGTGSAATFGLKDEVDLITGTFSKSFSSLGGFAVGDEDVIEFIRHESSPHVFSASMPPANTATVLKCLEILQDEPERLDRLWEISEYMRDGFRELGFDVWDSESPIIPVVVGDLETCFTFWRDLIEEGVFVNAVVPPAVPPGQALMRTSYMATHTDTELDHILSAFRKVGLKHGVIGSNGHHANAA, via the coding sequence ATGCCCGACCGTACGACGCCCGCCTCAGAGCCCACGCCTGCTGCCTCTCCCGAGGCACCAGCCGACGCGTCTAAACCGTCGCTGTTTGACAAGTGCCAGCGCTTTTTTGACCCCTCGGGCGACTACGCACAGTCGAAGGAAGCCGACCTTTACCCATACTTTCGCCCCATTGAGCGCAACGATGGCTCCCGTGCCGTCATGAACGGTCAAGAGCTGGTGATGGCCGGGTCGAACAACTACCTCGGGCTCACGTCCGATCCCCGCGTGAAGGCGGCCGCCCAAGAGGCCATTGCCAAGTACGGCACGGGCTGCACCGGCAGCCGCTTCCTGAATGGCACGCTCGACTTGCACTTGGAGCTGGAAGAGCGTCTGGCCGACTTCATGGGCAAAGAGGCGTGCGTTCTGTTTTCCACCGGCTACATGACCAACGAAGGCGTCATTGAGGCCGTGGCCGGTCGGGGCGATGTGATCTTCTCCGACAAGGACAACCACGCGTGCATCAACGCGGGCACGCGCACCAGCCTGGCCGACACCCGTCGCTACCGCCACAACGACATGGCGCACCTCCGGCAGATGCTGGAGCGGGTGGACGAGGAGCGCCCCGCGGCGGGCAAGCTCATCACCACCGATGGCGTCTTCTCGATGAGCGGCAAAATTGCCCGGATCCCCGAGCTCCTGCAGCTTGCCGACGAGTTTGATGCGGCCCTCATGCTCGACGACGCGCACGCCATTGGCGTCGTGGGCCCCGGCGGCACCGGCTCGGCGGCCACCTTTGGATTGAAGGACGAGGTGGACCTCATCACGGGCACCTTCTCGAAGAGCTTCTCCTCGCTGGGCGGCTTTGCCGTGGGCGACGAGGATGTCATCGAGTTCATCCGCCACGAGAGCTCGCCCCACGTGTTTAGCGCGTCGATGCCGCCGGCCAACACGGCCACCGTGCTGAAGTGTCTGGAGATTCTGCAGGACGAGCCGGAGCGCCTCGACCGCCTCTGGGAGATTTCGGAATACATGCGCGACGGGTTCCGCGAGCTGGGCTTCGACGTGTGGGACAGCGAGTCGCCCATCATCCCCGTGGTGGTGGGCGACCTGGAGACGTGCTTTACCTTCTGGCGCGACCTCATCGAGGAAGGGGTGTTTGTGAACGCGGTGGTGCCGCCCGCCGTGCCGCCCGGGCAAGCCCTCATGCGCACGTCGTACATGGCCACGCACACCGACACCGAGCTCGACCACATCCTGTCGGCCTTCCGCAAGGTGGGCCTGAAGCACGGCGTCATTGGCTCGAACGGTCACCACGCCAACGCGGCGTAA